GTGACGACGCGGCCGGTCAGGCCGAAGGTGACGCCGATGTTCACCGGCGCCGTGTGCGACATCATCTTGATGTAGGTCGTGGCGTTGATGCCCTCGGTACTCTTCTCGAGCAGCATGCGGCCGAAGTCCCCGATGGCCTTGGGCGTGCCGGCGGAGGAGCCGTAGGACACGCCGACCTTGCCGCCCTTGAGCACCGGATCGCCGAGCAGGCCGGCCTGCTCCAGCGCCATCTCGCTGGCGCGCACCGCCATCAGCGCGACGCGGCCCATGCTGCGCGTGGCCTTGCGGTTGTAGCGGACCGGGTCCAGATGGAAAGGCGCGGCGGGTACGCCGACGCGGGTGTTCAAGCCCTCGTACAGGTCCCACTCGTCGATGTGCTGGACGGCGTTGCGGCCGCTGCGCAGATGAGCGAGCACCGAGGTCCAATCGCAGCCCAACGGGCTGATCGCCCCAATGCCCGTGACGACGACGCGCCTCATCCCACCATTCCTCCGTTGACCGAGATCACCTGCCGGGTGATGTAGGCCGCGTCCTTGCCCATCAGGAAGGCCACCGTGGCGGCCACCTCCTCCGGTGTCCCGACGCGTTGCGCCGGGATCAGCTTCATCGCTTCCTCGAGGACCCGCTCGTCCACCATCTCGGTGGCGATCAGGCCGGGCGCGACGCAGTTCACCGTGATCTGCCGGCTGGCCAATTCGACCGCCAGCGCTTTTGTGGCGCCGATGATACCGGCCTTGCTGGCGCTGTAATTGACCTGACCCCGGTTGCCCATGACGCCCGACACGGAGGCCAGCGTCACGATGCGGCCCGGCTTGCGGCGGCGCACCAGCGGCATCGTCAGCGGGTGCAGCACGTTGTAGAACGCGTCCAGGTTGGTGTGGATGACCTGGTCCCAGTCCTCGCCGCTGAGCGCGGGGAAGGCGCCGTCGCGCGCGATGCCGGCGTTGCAGACGACGCCGTAGTAGCAGCCGTGCGCCTCGACGTCGGCGAGCAGGGCCGTCGACGCGGCCTCGCGGTCGGCGACGTCGAACTGCAGCACGCGGGCCTGCCGGCCCAGCGCCGTGATCTCGGCGGCGACGGCCTGGGCTTCCTCGACGCGGCTGCGGCAATGCACCACCACGTCGTAGCCGTCGCGCGCCAGGCGCAGCGCCACCGCGCGCCCGATGCCCCGGCTGGAGCCGGTCACCAGCACGGTGTCGTTGGAGTCGTTGTTGTTCTTCATGGAGCTTGGTAAGCGGTCTTTTCTCGAATTCTCGTCGGGCGCGAGGCGCCTCTTCACCCCGGTTTCAAGGGGCCGTGCCGGCCAGGAAGGCGGCCGGATCGGGCGGTCCGAACACCGTGAGCTGCGCCTGCGCCAGCGGCGGCGCTTGCGCCGCGGCGCCCGCCAGGTGCAGCACGCAGGCGAACTGGCCGAGGCCGTTGTCGGCCTGGAACTCGCGCGCGATCTCGATGCGCAGCGTCTCCCCGGCCTCGAAACGGGCACGCGTGCTGCGGTACTTGCGGCAGCCCAGCAACAGGCCGATGCGCGGCGCCTCACCGCGCGCGCGGCCCTGCACGCCGGCCCACGCGGCCACGGCCTGCGCCATCAGCTCGATGCCGATCCAGCCGCCGATGCCGGTGCCTTCGCCCTGGCTGTCATGGAAGAGTTGATCGCCGGCCAGCACCGCCTCGGCGACCAGGCGATCGCCCTCGCAGGCCAGCACGCGCGTCAGCAGGCCCATGCGCCCGGCGTGCGGCACGAGGTCCGCCGCCGGCATCGGGAACACGAGGTCGAAGGCGGCGTCGACTGCGGTCGGCTCGGCGTCGGACGGGTTCGACGGGTTCGACGGGTTCGACGGATTCATCGGCTCAGACATCGTGTCGACTCAGGATCAGCGCGGCATTGCTGCCGCCGAAGGCGAAGGAGTTGCTCAGCACGTGGCGCGGCGCGCGGCCCAGGCGCCCGCCGGGCGCGGCAAGCCGGATCGCGGGCAACGCGGGATCGCGGCGGCCGTCCCACCAGTGTGGCGCGAGCCGTCCGTCCGGGTTGTCGCGCAGATGTATCCAGGCGATCGCGGCTTCCAGCGCGCCGGCGGCGCCCAGCGTGTGACCGGTCAGCGGCTTGGTCGAGCTGCACGGCAGGTCGAGCCCGAACAGCGCCTCCACCGCCCGGCTCTCCATCGCGTCGTTCTGCGGCGTGGCCGTGCCGTGGAGGTTCAGGTAGTCGATGTCGGACGGCGCCAGGCCGGCCTGCGTCAAGGCCGCGCGCATCGCGGCCAGCGCGCCGGTGCCGTTGGGTTCGGGCGCCGAGATGTGATGCGCGTCCGAGGTCTCGCCCCAGCCGGACAGACGCACGGGACCGGGCTCGCGCGTCATCAGGAACAGGGCGGCGGCCTCGCCGATGTTGATGCCGTCGCGGCCTTCGCTCATCGGATTGCAACGTTCCTCGGCGACCGAATCGAGCGCCGCGAAACCCGCGACGGTGAAGCGGCACAGCGAGTCCGCGCCGCCGCAGACGACCGCGTCGCAGAGGCCGGCACGCAGCAGCCGCGCGGCGCTCGCGAGCGCCTTCGCGCTGGACGAGCAGGCCGTCGAGATCACATGCCGCGGACCGGCGGCGCCGAGCTCGCGCGCCAGCATCAGCGCGGGCGCGCCGATCTCCTGCTGGCCGACGTGGAAGGACGACGGCAGTCGAGGCACTTCGTCGCCGGCCTGGGCCGAGGCGTTCCAGGCCTGCTCGGCCTCGCCGACCCCCGACGTGCTGGTGCCCAGCACCACGCCGACGCGGGCGGCGCCGTAGCGCGTGATCGCCGCCTCGACGGCCGGCCGGATCTGGGCGAGCGCCTCCAGCAGCAGCGCGTTGTTGCGGCTGCGCTCGGCGAGCGGACGCGCATCGACGGATTGCAGCGCGGCGCTCACCGCACCGAGGTGCAGGGTGCGCCCGGGCCAGATCGCCTCGTTCGGCGCGACACCGCCCGGCGCTTCGGCGAAGACGCCGGCGCGCAGCGCCTCGACGCCGCTGCCCAATGCGCAGACGACGCCCGGTTCATGCAGATAGACGGCCACGCTCATCGACCGGACTCCAGGGGTCGGGACTCGATCAGGAGCCGATAGTGCTCCCGCTGGTTGGTGATGACGATCCGGCTGTCCCCGGCGAGGTCCCCGGAGACGGCGACATCGATGACCGGGTGGGCGAGGTCCGCGCCCGCGATCAGTGCCCGGTGGCCCGGCGTCCCACGCAGCGTCCAGCCCGGCGGCAGCGCGCCGCGCAGCGCGGCGACGGGCCAGTAGACCAGCGTCATGTCGCGCAGCATGCGCTGCTCGTCGACTTCGGCGGGCAGGCGCGGATGGCGCTGCGTCTTCAGCTCGCGGCCGTCCCACTGCATCAGCAGCACACGCTGGCCGATCGCAAAGGCGGCCAGGCGCAGGCCCTCGCGGTCGATCTCCAGCTGCACGTCAACGACCTGCGGCGCACGCCCGCTGTCGTCCAGCGGCGTGACCGTGAGACGCTGGCTCAGGCTCACGTCGCGTTCGAGCAGCGCGGGCGCGAGACGCAGCATCGGCAGCGGCATGGCCTCGGCGGCCAGCGCCGGCGTCGATGTCGCCGTTGCCGGTGCTGCCGGTGCTGCCGCTGCTGTCGGTGCGGTCCCTGCCGTCGAAGCGGTCGACGGCGCGCGCGCGGAGGCGCACCCCGTCATCACCGCCACCAACGCGGCGATCGGGACGAGGAACGACGCCTGCAGCGTCCGGCGGAGCATCGGAGGCATCACGCCTTCGTCAGCCGCATCAGGCTGTGGCAGTAGCCGATGTTGTCGCGCATCGTGACGAGCTTCAGGCCGGCCTGCGCGGCCAGGCGCAGGTAGTCGCCGCTCTGGTAGACCTTGGAGTTCCCGCTGGCCATCGCGGTGAAGTACGGCGAGGTGTTGATCAGGCAGTACGCGGCGATGTCGTAGCGCTGGCGGTCCCACAGCGTGTCCAGGATCAGCACCTGGCCGCCGGGCGCCAGCGCGTCCGCCACGCGGCGGAAGATGCTGGCGATCTGCGGTTCGCCGAAGCAGCTCAGGAACTGGCTCATCCAGACGATGTCCATGCCTTCGGGCAACGCGGCGCTGTCGTCGAGCATGTTGCGGCCGTGGAACTTCGCGCGGCCGACGCTGCCGGCCTCGGTCAGCGTGGCGCGGGCCAGCTCGAGTTGCTGCGGCAGGTCGACCAGGTTGAGCTCGAAGTCGGCGTTGTAGGCCAGGGCCGCGCGGCTGAACTTGCCGGTGTTGGCGCCGATGTCCATCACGCGCCGGGGCGCGGTGGCGAAGACGTCGGGCAGGATGTCCGGGAACGAGGTGTCGGAGTAGAAGTGGTCGAACTCGAACCAGCTGGTGCGCGCCGGTTCCTGCAGCGTCGACAGGCCCTCGTAGATCGTCGGCCACGGGCCGAGGTGTGCCAGGCCCAGCGGGCGCTCCTCGTCGAGCGAGCGTTCCAGGTCGAACAGGCCCTGGTAGCAGACGTCCTGGACGAAGTTGATGTTGATCTGCGTGATGCGGTCGCTGATCAGGCAGTAGCCGGTCTTGTCCAGCACCCAGCGGCCCTGCTTCAGCTCGACCACGCCCGCCGACAGGCAGGACTCCAGCGCGAGCTTGAGCGCGTAGGCGGTCCAGCGGCCGTCTGCCAGCAGTTGTTCCATGTCGAGTCCGGCGTCACCCGCGCCGGCCAGCGTCTCCAGCATGCCGCGCTTCCACGCGTAGCGCACGCACTGGAAGACGACCGGACCGAAGGCGATCTTCTGCGCCTCGAAGCGCGCGGCGAAGGCGCTCTGCTTGGGCGGGGAGAAGCGCTTGTCGATGGCCTCGGTGGCGCCGTTCGCTGCGGCGTCCAGGGTCGGGGTCGTGGTCATGGAGTCCCTTGTGATGAAGGTGATGCGGGTGATGCGGGCATGAAGAACGGCGTCAGCCACCAGGCGAGCGTGACGCCGATCAGCATCGTCAGGCCGAAGGCGCGCAGCGCCGGCGTCGTCGACAGCGCCAGCAGGCCGAAGGCCAGCAGCGTGGACAGCGCGGCCAGGCTCACGGACAGGAAGGGCTGGATCTCGTGGCGGCCGGGTTGTTCGAGCAGGAAGATGCCGTAGTCGACGCCCAGGCCCAGCAGGATGAGCAGCGGCAGCAGGTGGAACAGCGTGACGGGGACGCCGACGACGCCGAAGACGGCAAGCGTCAGCAGCGTGGC
This genomic stretch from Mitsuaria sp. 7 harbors:
- a CDS encoding beta-ketoacyl-ACP synthase; the protein is MAVYLHEPGVVCALGSGVEALRAGVFAEAPGGVAPNEAIWPGRTLHLGAVSAALQSVDARPLAERSRNNALLLEALAQIRPAVEAAITRYGAARVGVVLGTSTSGVGEAEQAWNASAQAGDEVPRLPSSFHVGQQEIGAPALMLARELGAAGPRHVISTACSSSAKALASAARLLRAGLCDAVVCGGADSLCRFTVAGFAALDSVAEERCNPMSEGRDGINIGEAAALFLMTREPGPVRLSGWGETSDAHHISAPEPNGTGALAAMRAALTQAGLAPSDIDYLNLHGTATPQNDAMESRAVEALFGLDLPCSSTKPLTGHTLGAAGALEAAIAWIHLRDNPDGRLAPHWWDGRRDPALPAIRLAAPGGRLGRAPRHVLSNSFAFGGSNAALILSRHDV
- the fabG gene encoding 3-oxoacyl-ACP reductase FabG, with the translated sequence MKNNNDSNDTVLVTGSSRGIGRAVALRLARDGYDVVVHCRSRVEEAQAVAAEITALGRQARVLQFDVADREAASTALLADVEAHGCYYGVVCNAGIARDGAFPALSGEDWDQVIHTNLDAFYNVLHPLTMPLVRRRKPGRIVTLASVSGVMGNRGQVNYSASKAGIIGATKALAVELASRQITVNCVAPGLIATEMVDERVLEEAMKLIPAQRVGTPEEVAATVAFLMGKDAAYITRQVISVNGGMVG
- a CDS encoding DUF3261 domain-containing protein, with the protein product MPPMLRRTLQASFLVPIAALVAVMTGCASARAPSTASTAGTAPTAAAAPAAPATATSTPALAAEAMPLPMLRLAPALLERDVSLSQRLTVTPLDDSGRAPQVVDVQLEIDREGLRLAAFAIGQRVLLMQWDGRELKTQRHPRLPAEVDEQRMLRDMTLVYWPVAALRGALPPGWTLRGTPGHRALIAGADLAHPVIDVAVSGDLAGDSRIVITNQREHYRLLIESRPLESGR
- a CDS encoding 3-hydroxylacyl-ACP dehydratase; the encoded protein is MSEPMNPSNPSNPSNPSDAEPTAVDAAFDLVFPMPAADLVPHAGRMGLLTRVLACEGDRLVAEAVLAGDQLFHDSQGEGTGIGGWIGIELMAQAVAAWAGVQGRARGEAPRIGLLLGCRKYRSTRARFEAGETLRIEIAREFQADNGLGQFACVLHLAGAAAQAPPLAQAQLTVFGPPDPAAFLAGTAP
- a CDS encoding class I SAM-dependent methyltransferase, with the protein product MTTTPTLDAAANGATEAIDKRFSPPKQSAFAARFEAQKIAFGPVVFQCVRYAWKRGMLETLAGAGDAGLDMEQLLADGRWTAYALKLALESCLSAGVVELKQGRWVLDKTGYCLISDRITQININFVQDVCYQGLFDLERSLDEERPLGLAHLGPWPTIYEGLSTLQEPARTSWFEFDHFYSDTSFPDILPDVFATAPRRVMDIGANTGKFSRAALAYNADFELNLVDLPQQLELARATLTEAGSVGRAKFHGRNMLDDSAALPEGMDIVWMSQFLSCFGEPQIASIFRRVADALAPGGQVLILDTLWDRQRYDIAAYCLINTSPYFTAMASGNSKVYQSGDYLRLAAQAGLKLVTMRDNIGYCHSLMRLTKA